One Streptomyces sp. NBC_00102 DNA segment encodes these proteins:
- a CDS encoding GuaB3 family IMP dehydrogenase-related protein — MTEIEIGRGKRGRRAYAFDDIAVVPSRRTRDPKEVSIAWQIDAYRFELPFLAAPMDSVVSPQHAIRIGELGGLGVLNLEGLWTRHEDPQPLLDEIAEMPVETATRRLQEIYSAPIQEELIGQRIKEVRDSGVVTAAALSPQRTAQFSKAVVDAGVDIFVIRGTTVSAEHVSGAAEPLNLKQFIYELDVPVIVGGCATYTAALHLMRTGAAGVLVGFGGGAAHTTRNVFGIQVPMATAVADVAGARRDYMDESGGRYVHVIADGGVGWSGDLPKAIACGADAVMMGSPLARATDAPGRGRHWGMEAVHEDVPRGKLVDLGSVGTTEEVLTGPSHTPDGSMNIFGALRRAMATTGYSDLKEFQRVEVTVADSQHRR; from the coding sequence GTGACTGAGATCGAGATCGGGCGCGGCAAGCGCGGCCGCCGGGCGTACGCATTCGACGACATCGCTGTCGTACCGAGCCGCAGGACCCGGGACCCGAAGGAGGTCTCGATCGCCTGGCAGATCGACGCCTACCGCTTCGAGCTGCCGTTCCTGGCAGCTCCCATGGACTCCGTCGTCTCCCCGCAGCACGCCATCCGCATCGGTGAGCTGGGCGGGCTCGGCGTCCTCAACCTGGAAGGTCTCTGGACCCGCCACGAGGACCCGCAGCCGCTGCTCGACGAGATCGCCGAGATGCCGGTCGAGACCGCGACCCGTCGCCTCCAGGAGATCTACTCCGCGCCGATCCAGGAGGAGCTGATCGGACAGCGCATCAAGGAGGTGCGCGACTCCGGTGTCGTCACCGCCGCCGCGCTCTCCCCGCAGCGCACCGCCCAGTTCTCCAAGGCCGTCGTCGACGCCGGGGTGGACATCTTCGTCATCCGCGGTACGACCGTCTCCGCCGAGCACGTCTCCGGTGCCGCCGAGCCGCTCAACCTCAAGCAGTTCATCTACGAGCTGGACGTCCCGGTCATCGTCGGCGGCTGCGCCACGTACACCGCGGCCCTGCACCTGATGCGCACCGGAGCGGCGGGTGTCCTGGTCGGCTTCGGCGGCGGCGCCGCGCACACCACCCGCAACGTCTTCGGCATCCAGGTGCCGATGGCGACCGCGGTGGCGGACGTGGCGGGTGCCCGCCGCGACTACATGGACGAGTCCGGCGGCCGGTACGTGCACGTCATCGCCGACGGTGGCGTGGGCTGGTCCGGCGACCTGCCGAAGGCCATCGCCTGCGGTGCCGACGCCGTGATGATGGGCTCCCCGCTGGCCCGCGCCACCGATGCTCCGGGCCGCGGCCGCCACTGGGGCATGGAGGCCGTCCACGAGGACGTGCCGCGCGGCAAGCTGGTGGACCTCGGCTCGGTCGGTACGACCGAGGAGGTGCTGACCGGTCCGTCGCACACCCCGGACGGCTCGATGAACATCTTCGGCGCCCTGCGCCGCGCGATGGCCACCACCGGCTACAGCGACCTCAAGGAGTTCCAGCGCGTCGAGGTGACGGTGGCGGACTCGCAGCACCGCCGCTGA